One genomic segment of Panicum virgatum strain AP13 chromosome 2N, P.virgatum_v5, whole genome shotgun sequence includes these proteins:
- the LOC120662359 gene encoding mucin-7-like, translating to MLPLATLAAASTPHSQAAASTPRQAAGHVRRPRSPVPPLPRAHFFAVCRIAGHTTHSTPSRTSRSRPRHTTTPACAHANAASQARARAPPCPCSLPDATLAASTRPRAQYPASHARPAHKRPRPPTPTPTPTLDTPLPTPAPALDTLSPALATPRTSLATAHRTKGHATSSSPAHRRGCDATSVTLHVAMAAG from the exons ATGCTGCCGCTGGCgacgctcgccgccgcgtccacgCCTCACTCCCAGGCCGCCGCGTCCACGCCTCGCCAAGCCGCTGGCCACGTGCGCCGCCCGCGCTCGCCAGTCCCACCGCTGCCCCGCGCCcacttctttgccgtgtgccggatcgcggggcacacg ACACACAGCACCCCGTCACGTACCTCCCGCTCGCGCCCACGCCACACTACCACCCCCGCTTGCGCCCACGCCAACGCCGCCAGCCAAGCTCGCGCCCGCGCTCCCCCGTGCCCATGCTCGCTCCCCGATGCCACGCTCGCCGCGTCCACACGCCCGCGGGCTCAATACCCCGCCTCCCACGCTCGGCCCGCGCACAAACGGCCTCGCCCGCCGACACCGACGCCGACGCCCACGCTCGACACGCCGTTGCcgacgcccgcgcctgcgctCGACACTCTGTCGCCCGCGCTCGCCACGCCGAGGACCTCCCTCGCCACCGCTCACCGCACCAAGGGCCACGCcacctcgagctcgccggcgcacaGGCGGGGTTGCGACGCCACCTCCGTCACCCTGCacgtcgccatggccgccggctaa